A window of Aurantibacillus circumpalustris genomic DNA:
TACATCTGCAGATCATATTTTAATTAAACGGGTGTATGAACTTTTTGATAAACTCTATGACAGAAGGATTCGGATTCGACTGGTAGGTATTGGTTTTACAGGACTTGTAAGAGGAGAATATCAAATTAACTTATTTGAAGACACCACAGAAAGTGTGAATTTGTACAATGCAATAGATAAAATGAAACGGCGTTTTGGTTTTAAAGCAGTGATGCGTTGCGCAGGACTTGACCTACAGGGAGATAAAAGCTAATGTATTTAAACTGCCATAGTTATTTTAGTTTGCGTTACGGCACTATTTCAGTAGAAGATTTGGTGCAGCTAGGCGTTGCGAATCAAGCCAAATCACTTGCACTCACGGATATTAATTGTGTAACAGGGATTTATGATTTTGTTTTAGAATGCAGAGCACATACTATTAAACCACTCGTTGGAATTGAATTTAGAAACGGTTCAGAATTATTATTTATTGGTTTGGCAAAGAATAAAGCAGCGATTGGAGAGATGTGTCTCTTGCTTACCAAACATAATTTCGAAAATACAAAACTACCACGTCGCATTGAGTTTAATAACACCTACGTTATTTATCCCCTTGAAACTGCCCCGACAGAACTAAAAGAATACGAATACATAGGCATTCGACCAGAAGAGTTGTTTAAATTGTATAAACCCGAGCTGAAGAAACACCTTGGTAAAATGGTTGTTTTGCAACCTGTTACCTTTAGAGGAAGAGATGAATACAATTTGCATCGCATACTGAGAGCGATAGAGGGCAATGTTATTTTATCAAGGCTCGAGGCAAAAGAACTCTGTAGAAAAAACGAAGTGATGTTGCCCTACGATCAAGTCCTTTTACTTTATAAAGAGTATCCACAAATTATTAAAAATACAGAACGGCTTATTGAAGATTGCAATTTTGATTTTGACTTTAAAGCCCCTAAAAACAAAAAGCACTATACCCAAAACCGTTATAGTGATAAAGAGCTACTCACTAGTTTGGCTTATGAAGGTATGGTGAGACGTTATGGCAAACATAATAAAGAAGCTCTTTTCCGTGTGAATAAAGAATTAGACGTGATTGATAAACTGGGTTTTGCAGGTTATTTTTTAATTACCTGGGACATTGTGAGGTATTCGAATAGCTGCGGTTTTATGCATGTGGGGAGAGGTTCGGGAGCAAATTCGATTGTGAGTTATTGTTTAGGGATTACTGCTATTTGTCCCATAGAATTGAACCTCTATTTTGAACGTTTCTTAAATGCCAGTAGAACGAGTCCACCCGATTTTGATATTGATTGGAGTCACCGTGACCGCGATACGATTTTAGATTATATTTTTAAACGCTTTGACAGTAGGCATGTGGCCTTTTGTGGCACGATAGCAGAATTTAAATTTCGTTCGAAAATACGCGAACTCGGAAAAGTGTTTGGATTGCCAAAAGAAGAGATGGATGTTTTGATAAAAGGCAGGCCGAAAGATCATGAGCAAAATAAAATAGTAGCAGCTATTCATAAATATGGTGGCATGTTAGAAAAACACCCCAACCAAAGGAGCATGCATTCGTGTGGTGTATTAATTTCGGAAGAGCCTATTACGAATTACACCGCTTTAGAAATGCCACCAAAGGGATTTCCTATTGTACAATTTGATATGCACATAGCCGAAGATATTGGATTTGAAAAATTTGATATTCTTTCGCAGAGAGGCATATCGAGTATTAACGAAACTGTAAAACTTGTGAAACAAAACAGAGGCGTTGTAGTAGATATTAGAGATACGACACTTTCTAAAAACGAAGCAACTGCCAATGAATGGTTGAAGACCGGTAAAACAATTGGTTGTTTTTATATTGAGAGTCCAGCTATGCGAGGCTTGTTAAGACGTTTGCAATGCGAAAATTATATCACCCTTGTAGCAGCCTCTTCGATTATACGTCCCGGAGTTGCACAATCAGGGATGATGACCGAATATATATTCAGGCATAAAAACCCAGATAAGTTTGAGTACTTCCACCCAGTATTTGAAAAAGAACTCGGCGACACTTATGGTGTGATGGTTTATCAAGAAGACGTGATAAAAATTGCCATCCACTTTGGTGGCATTTCACCAGAGAAAGCAGATATCTTACGACGGTCGATTAGCGGAAAAAAACGATCATTGAAAGAACTTCAAACTGTGAAGGAAGATTTTTTTCTAAGCTGTGACAAACAGGGACATGCACGCAAACTCTCAGAAGAAGTATATAGACAAATAGAAAGTTTTGCAGGCTATTCCTTTTGTAAAGCACACAGTGCCAGTTATGCCGTGGAAAGTTATCAAGCACTTTATTTAAAAGTAAATTATCCCATTGAGTTTATGGTTGCTGTTATAAATAATGGCGGCGGCTTTTATCGACCGGAAGTATATATTCATGAAGCACGCATGTCGGGTGCGAAGGTACACGCACCCTGTGTTAACCGAAGCAATGTAGAAACCACTTTGTATGGAAATGATATTTATTTGGGCTTCCATTTGATAGACGGCTTGCAAGCTGAGGTATTAGAAACGATAGTTAGGGAAAGGCAGAATGGTAATTATAGCAGTCTGGAAGAATTTATTGGGCGTGTGCCCATAGGATTAGAAGGAATACAAACTTTAATTTTTGCAGGCGCCTTTCGATTTATAGGAAAAAATAAAAATGAGTTGATTTTGAGTTCACGTTTGTTGATGGCACATAAACCAGAACAAAGTTCAGGACTCTTATTTCAAGAACCAACGAAAGAATTAAAACTCCCCAAATTTATTCGATCAGTATATGAAGATGTGTTTGATGAAATAGAAACGGTAGGATTTCCGGTAAGCCTTTCACCCTTTGATTTATTAATAACAAAACAACGCGGTGATGTGATGGCAAAAGACTTAGCTAATCAGCACGGAAAAACAATTCGCATGATGGGTTATTTGATTAGTAGGAAACAAGTACCAACCAAACGCGGCGATATGAATTTTGGAACATGGATAGATGTAGAAGGCACTTTTTTTGATACCGCACACTTTGCAGATTCATTAAGTGCATTTCCATTTCAAGGAGGAGGCTGCTATTTATTATTAGGCAAGGTGCAAGTAGAATATGGATTTCCGACAGTAACGGTTGTGCGCATGGCAAAACTGCCCTTTGTGCCGGATCCAAGATTTGCAGACGACAAAGATTTACGACAAAAGGTACAAGGGCAGCTAAATGAAGATGTAAGTTTGACACATAGAGCACCTTACCCAAGTGAACAAGAAATTGGACTACCGCGATTTAAAATGTTGGGACTTTGAAAAAAAAACAAATAACTCGTAATTTTAATTTATGTGTTACAATTTACAAGCTGCGCTGATGGAAGAATTGCGCTATGCTATTCACCGAGGCGACATACACCATGCAGAACAACTGCAAAGGCAATTGGATGAATTGGAGTTAAAGAAAAAACC
This region includes:
- a CDS encoding DNA polymerase III subunit alpha, which codes for MYLNCHSYFSLRYGTISVEDLVQLGVANQAKSLALTDINCVTGIYDFVLECRAHTIKPLVGIEFRNGSELLFIGLAKNKAAIGEMCLLLTKHNFENTKLPRRIEFNNTYVIYPLETAPTELKEYEYIGIRPEELFKLYKPELKKHLGKMVVLQPVTFRGRDEYNLHRILRAIEGNVILSRLEAKELCRKNEVMLPYDQVLLLYKEYPQIIKNTERLIEDCNFDFDFKAPKNKKHYTQNRYSDKELLTSLAYEGMVRRYGKHNKEALFRVNKELDVIDKLGFAGYFLITWDIVRYSNSCGFMHVGRGSGANSIVSYCLGITAICPIELNLYFERFLNASRTSPPDFDIDWSHRDRDTILDYIFKRFDSRHVAFCGTIAEFKFRSKIRELGKVFGLPKEEMDVLIKGRPKDHEQNKIVAAIHKYGGMLEKHPNQRSMHSCGVLISEEPITNYTALEMPPKGFPIVQFDMHIAEDIGFEKFDILSQRGISSINETVKLVKQNRGVVVDIRDTTLSKNEATANEWLKTGKTIGCFYIESPAMRGLLRRLQCENYITLVAASSIIRPGVAQSGMMTEYIFRHKNPDKFEYFHPVFEKELGDTYGVMVYQEDVIKIAIHFGGISPEKADILRRSISGKKRSLKELQTVKEDFFLSCDKQGHARKLSEEVYRQIESFAGYSFCKAHSASYAVESYQALYLKVNYPIEFMVAVINNGGGFYRPEVYIHEARMSGAKVHAPCVNRSNVETTLYGNDIYLGFHLIDGLQAEVLETIVRERQNGNYSSLEEFIGRVPIGLEGIQTLIFAGAFRFIGKNKNELILSSRLLMAHKPEQSSGLLFQEPTKELKLPKFIRSVYEDVFDEIETVGFPVSLSPFDLLITKQRGDVMAKDLANQHGKTIRMMGYLISRKQVPTKRGDMNFGTWIDVEGTFFDTAHFADSLSAFPFQGGGCYLLLGKVQVEYGFPTVTVVRMAKLPFVPDPRFADDKDLRQKVQGQLNEDVSLTHRAPYPSEQEIGLPRFKMLGL